From the Pediococcus acidilactici genome, the window AAATTAACGAAATTCCAGCCATCATGGAGAAAACGGCTCCTGATTCGGTACCGTTTAAATGAGCAACTTGTTCCATCCAGAGGGTGAGGTATCCGTTAATGATTGCCCAGATGAAGAAGTAACTAAAATGCGTGAGGGGAAACCCCCAGAAATGTTTAGATTGTGGTTTAGTATTATTCATGTTGTACACCCCTATTCATAGTTATAAGGTACGGGTTTGCCAAAATCAGGGCGACCGTCCGTCGTCCAGCCAAATGGTTGAACCATGGTGTGACGGTTGGGATCATAAAGCGGATCGCCCTTGATGTCGGTATAGTTACGGCAATGGTAAACTAATAAATCAGTTTTACCGTCTTCGGCCACGGTGAAGGAATTGTGTCCCGGACCGTATTGTTGAATGGCCAAATTGCTTTGGAAAACTGGAGTAGGCGACTTAGCCCAATTACGGGCGTCTAATAAATCGGCGTCTTCGTCGATAGTTAGCATTCCCATGGCATAGTTTTCGTCAGTAGCACTTGCCGAGTAGGTTAAGAAATACTTACCGTTACGGTGCAAGATCGCGGGACCTTCGTTAACCCAGAAAATTTTAGTTTCCCAATCGTATTCAGGCTTGGTTAACATCACTGGTTCACTCTTGAGGGTCCACGGATTTTCCATTTCAGCGATGTAAATGTTGGAATTTCCTTTGATGGCCGGATCCTTTTGCGCCCAAACGTAGTAAAGACGGTCGTGCGCCTTAAAAACGGTGGCGTCGAGGGCGAAGGTATCTAGTGGCGTTTTTACTTGGCCGCGTTCAATCCAATCACTTTCGTCACGCATGGGGTTAGGATTATCGCATTCTAAGCAATACATCCGGTGTTGAAACATGCCGTTGTGGTCGAATTCTTTAGTATGGGCAGCGGCAAAGTAAATGAACCATTTTCCATCGATGTAATGTAATTCGGGGGCCCAAATGAGCTGACTCATCGGACCGCTACCATCGGGATGTTTACGCCAAATCGTACGGGGAGCCGCGTGGGCTAGTCCGTTCAAGGTTTTTGCGCGCCGAATTTCAATCAAGTTATAAGCGGGAACCGAAGCGATAAAATAGTAATAACCGTCGGTGTGCTTATAAATATAGGGATCCGCCCGTTGTACAATAAGCGGATTAACGTAATCAGTTGCGGATATCATAGTGAGATACTCCTTTTATGAAAATGAATTGTAAAAAAATGGTGTGGAAACTTTCGAAAGGTTCGTGAAGCATTTATTACACGAGCAATATATGACCGCTTGAAAGCGTTGTCAACCTTTTTTGTTAATCTTTGGAAGGAATTTGCAAAAAAATCTCTTTGCGTTAACTTTATTATTAAATTAAGCGCTTGTAACCGGTTTTTTATTGGCATATAATTAATTGAAAAGGAAATGTAAACGGTTTGATAATGGAGGGTATATGCAATTAGATATCTCGGATGCATCGTTAAAAGTTTATGAGGCGTTGGCAAGTTCGGTACGACTTCAAATTATTCGTTTGCTGTCGGATCAACCGATGAGTGTTCAAGAATTAGCCGAAGCGTTAAATTTGAGTAGCCCAATCGTCACTAAGCACTTGAATAAACTGGCGGAAGCAGAAATTATTCATAGTAAACGGCAGGGGCACCAAAAGGTTTCTTCCTTGCGAGTGGATACGATTGATATTAAGTTTCCACGGCAAATTTATCCGACGTTTAGCGTCCACAAAACTGGAATTCCGATTGGACACTACACTGAATTTAGCGTAAAACCATCTTGCGGATTAGCGGGACCAGACGGGTACATTGGTAACGTCGATAACCCTAAGTACTTTATGTTACCCGAGCGGATGAACGCCGGAATGATTTGGTTTAACGACGGTTACGTGGAATACCAGACTCCCAACTTTATCAATATTGATGAACACTTGGAAATGCTTGATTTATCTATGGAACTGGGATCGGAATTTCCGTTTTCCAACAATACTTGGCCATCAGATATCACCTTTTCTATTAATGGCAAGGAAATCGGAACGTGGCGTTCACCAGGAGATTTCTCTGACGTTCGCGGGAAATACACTCCGGACTGGGTTCCAGATAACGTGAACCAATACGGAATTTTAAAAACGCTCCGAATTACCGACCACGGTACTTATCTAGATGGGCAACCGTTCACGGAAGTTTGCTTAGCGGATTTGCCCGTTAATAAAGACGTCTGGACGATTCGTTTTGAAATTAAGCCCGATGCCAAAAAGTCGGGCGGTTGTACTATTTTTGGTGAAGGTTTTGGTAATTACGACCAAAATATCGAGTTATCCGCTTTTTATAGTTAAAAAAGATCGCCAGCCCTCGGGGGTAGCGATCTTTTTTTGTTTAAGTAAATTTAATTTTTTAAGAACGCCCGTAAGTCAGCCATTTGGCTTTCGATTACTGCCGTCCCTTGATGATATAGATCCATGAGCTTATTATTGTCGCGTTCTACTCGAGAAACGGTCACTGGTTGTTGGGGCCGAATTACAAAGGCTTTTCCTTCCCGTTCCAAACGTTCAATTTCTTCAAGGCTTTCGTTGTAACGCCGGGGCCGACTTTCAAAAGCGGATACAAATTGTGGAAAGTCCCGGTATTTCATCCGTACTAGCCGGTTCATTGCTCGACTGTTTTCAGCTTTTCGGTAGGTGATGTCGCGCGTTAAAACGATGACTAATTTCTCGTAACCGAGTTCTTGGGCACGTTTGAAGGGAATTGAATCTGCAATTCCACCATCTAGGTATGGCTGGTGGTTAACGACCCGGATGCTGGAGAGTAGCGGCATGCTAGCGGAAGCTTTAATGGCTTCTTCCTGGCCTTCAGTGTCAGTTTTTCGGAAAACGTCGGCCTTACCAGTCAATAAATTGGTGGCGGTGATTTCAAAAATTTGCTTGCTATCTTTGTAGGCCATGTAATCAAACGGACTATATGCGTAGCATTCTGGAGAAAATAGGAAGTCCAGGTTGAAAATTCCACCGTTACGGACTAAATTATTAAAACCAATGTAGCGTTTGTCGTGCAAGAAATGTAAATTAACATCCTTAGAACGTCCCTTTTGCTTAGAAATATAATTCATTGCACACATCGTGCCAGCTGAAACGCCGTGAATGTATTCGAATTCCATTTCTTGATCAATGAAATAATCTAACACCGCACTGGTGAAAAATGACCGCAGTGCGCCGCCTTCTAAAATTAAAGCTGCTTTTTCCAATGGAATCCCTTCTTCCTGTAGAGTATACAGTCGCTATTTTAGCGCTTTTAGTAGGGTGCTGGCAAACGAGTTTTTACACTAACAATAATTTTTAATCGCAGTTTTAGAAGACGACATTTGCGCAAAAAAATAGTAAGATGGTGAATACCAAAATGAGTTGAGTACGTGAGCAAAATAGGGAGTGAATTTGATGATAAGAATTATAATTTTAGCCTTGATAATCTACGGGATTATTCAAATTCCCTTTATTATTAAAGCCTATTGGGGAAGACGAAAATACCAACAAAAAATTAAAGATGGCGAACGGCAAAACCAAAAGATTATGGAAGAAAAAAAGAAACGGGAACAGCGCTAAATGTCAAAATAAAAGTGGCGATAACTGAGTTCGGAATGGGTAAACTTAAAATTCAACATTAACGCACCAAATAGGGACCAGAGATTTTTATCTCTAGCCCCTATTTTTTAGTGGATAATTGGATTAGGGAGGATTACCACTTTTAAGGTACTTTAAATGGTTAGCAATAAAATAAGTTTTGAAAAAGCTAGTGGTTAAGTTGGTAACCAACCTGACTGAGCTTATCCGCGAACCTTCACACCTTGGTTGCTAACCATTTCGTGATACTTCAGGTACACCTCGGCGTAAGGATGTTCACAATCCTCGTGCCAAGGCTTTACGTGTCCACAGAAATGAATTAACTTAGGATCTTCACGTGTTTCTGCGTAAGGTTCCAACAATTCGGTCCGCGGTGGAAAAATGGTTTCCATTACAATGTTGGACTGGGCGTTCCATTGGGGATGCAAGTGTAGCCAATCGTTGTAAAGGTTGGCGTTCAACGCGTCCTGATCGTGGAAACGTAATTTTTCGGGGTTTTGGTTGATGTAATCTAACACTTTTTGGGTGGTTGACTTCGCCCGCCAACGGACGAGGTCAATTAACATCATTCCCGAATTAAAGTACTTTTCATTTTCCTTAGTGATTCCCATTTTTTCCAACCGGTCGTGGAATCCAGCATCCTCTACGGCAGCAATTACGTTGCCCTCTAAGTTGGTTTGCCATAATTCATGCAAACTTGTGTTGGCAATGATGTCGCAGTCGAGGTAGATTGCCCGGTTGATGGATGGCAACAGTGCCGGAGCTAAGATGCGGTAGTAAGCCGTTTTAACAATCCGGTCACTTTCTACTGCGTTAGCTAACAATTCTTCGTTAACTTCCACAATTTTAATCGTCGCGTTGTCATACCGGGCAATGATGCTTCCCAATAACATCATGTCGCGATCAGTCAGGTGATCGGGTAACAAGAAGAAATTGTATTGGTGTTCCGGATCATTTTCTAAAATCGAAATATAAGAGGTGGCAAGCGGTTGAATAAAGGCCGAGTTTGCCGCTGAGATAACGTTAATCACTCCACGATGCATTTCCAATTCACCAAGTTCTTCGTGATACTCATCTAAATAAGGATGGACGGTGAGGTCCTTCCACGGTTTTTCATGAGTAGTGAAATGAACAATGCTAGGTTCCTTAATGGCTTCGTCGATTAGTTCAGCGTAGCCCTGGTTGATTGGCCGATGTTTTCTGAAAATAATCGAGTTTTGTAAATTCCATTTTGGATGAAGAAATTGAACTTCACCAGCTAACACGGCGTTAAGCGCGTCTTGGTCGTGGAAAATAATTCGGTCGGCATGATTTCTAATAAAAGCCAAAGTTTTTTCTGTGATTCGATGGGCGTTCCACCGGGCAACATCGATCACCATGATTCCGGAATTGAAATATAGATTACTTGCGGCAACCACGGGATCGACACCTAGGCGATGCAATGCAAAAGCCTGTCCCGTATCAATAACCGCACCCACGGTATTTCCATTTAAATTACTTTCGGCAAGTTCGGTTAAGTCCTTCCGGATCAAAACGTCAACGTCTAAGTAAATTAATCGATCAATCTGCCGCGAAGCTAGTAGCTTAGGGGCGATGATTCGAAAATATGCGGTTTTATTGATGTGTTGGTTCGTTGGGCAAAAATCAAAACGTTCGTCGTCAAGATTTAAATACTCAATGGTATGAAAATTATGCATCAATTTGTCTAACAGTGCCCGGGTTTGGTCACCAAGGTTGTTGGTTAAAACAATGAAATGGGCCCGGGTTGCTGAATTTAAGGTTTCTAAAGCAGTTTTAATGGTAATGCATAGTTGGTCAGCGTAATTACGGTCCGCTGCCAATAAGATATTAATTTTTTTCAAATTCATCCACCCCTTTTTTGATTTGTGTGCCCATTATATAAATTTATTCAAAATTAAGTAAAGTAATATGCAATAGTTTTGATAAGGAAATCAAAATATTTGCAAACGCTATTCTCCGTCTGTATAATTCAGGACAAGTAACGAGATTGTTAGTTGTTTGAATGATAGGAGGTCACGCAAATGAGTGTAATAGTGCCGATTGAAAGAATTAGGTTGGGAAATAGTGAAGTGGAAACTCCTGGGTTAACACTAAAAGTCACAAACGTATTACGGGGAGAAAACGCCGTGCTTGGCTTCTTAGATGGCGGGGATGATTTGATTATTTCCGTATTAAAGGCGCAAAATGGTAAAGCTAACATTGGCGACCAGTGGATTAAATTTGAAATTCGCGATCTAGGAAACCAAGTTGAAGTTCGTTGTGATGAGACAATTAAAATTACGGATATTTTTGCACTCTTGCAAAACATGACCCGTAGTTACGTTTAAACGGGTTAATTATTGACGCAAAAATCGCAAAAGATGTATAAATTTTAGCTAATCGTTTTATTAAAAAATAAAAAGGTTAGAAAAATTTCCAACCTTTTCTGTAATGAATAATTATTCGTCATAGTAAAACAAATAAAAAATGAGACCAGCCACTTAAGGGCTTGGTCTCAAATTTTTGTGTTTTTAAGTTAATAATTAATCCGCTTCGGCAATCTTTTGCATAATAAAGTGTGCAGATTTGCGTAACTTGTAAAGTTCTTCATCGGTCAATTGCAATTGCAGCTGTTCAACAATCCCGTTACGACCAATCACGGCTGGGTAAGATAGGTAAGTGCCGTATTCTTCGCGGAAGTTAGACACAGGTAAAACTTCGCGTGCATCGTTTAAGACCACGTTAGCCAACCGCACTGCTGCAGCCGCCACGCCGTAATTTGTGTAATGTTTACCCTTCATTACATCACCAGCACCAATTCGAGCTTCTTCGTTAATTTCATGTAAGTCTAAACCGCGATCGCCAGCAATTTCTTTGATGGGCCGGTCGAAAACACGAACCGTTGACCATGCGGTGAATTGGGAGTTGCCGTGTTCTCCAAGGTTATATCCGGATACGGAGCGAGGATCGATGTTGAGTCCTTTAGCAACCGCCCGCTGCATCCGAGCTGAGTCTAGCAACGTACCAGTCCCAATTACGTGTTCCTTTGGTAAACCAGTAACTTCTTGGTATAGCGAGGTAATTACGTCTACTGGGTTAGTGATGGCGATAATAATTCCGTCAAAACCAGTTTCCTTAATCTTTTCCGCAACTTTGCGAACTTGTTGCCGGTTATGTGGTAATTCCGCAAAACGGTCAACGTTCGGGTTGTCGCTGAGTGAAATTTTGCCAAGAGCTGAAATGATAATATCCGCATCCTTTAATGCGGCGTAGTCATTAACGACAATATTGGTATGGTAAGTCAGGTTGGCCATGGCGTCTTCAAAATCTAAAGCGTCTGCACCGACTTTGGCTTCGTTTTGGTCAATCAATACTAAATCATCTGTGTATCCGTTAGTGATTATTTGTTGGGCGACGGCTTGACCGACGTGTCCCATTCCGATAATTCCAATTTTTCTTGTCACTGTTACCACCTCCATTGCCATTTTAAGCTACGATGTTAAAAAAAGCTACTAGCGTATTTTGACTAGCTTGATTTCGCTTTCAAAGGTGAAAGGGACCCAGAGTTGTTTTATTTTACTTCCTTATAATTCGTGAAAAGCTGGGTTTAAATAAAAGGGCACAATGTGAATAAATTCCAAATTTTTTCACATTTTATGGTTAATTGATACGCAGATGATAGACAACATGTTAGAATGACCAGTAGAAAGCCGTTTCATTGCCTGTAAACAAGTTTGAGATCGTTTTCTTGGTTGATTAGTTTTAGGAAAACTAATACGGATTTATTTCGGTTTTAAGTAAGCTGGCGGGCATGGTTTAGTGCTTTATTAATTGGTGCGTAGAACAGCTCCCCAAATTTCATTTTAAAAGTAATATAAAGTAGCTGTTTTTAAGATGATAAGATGATAAGATTGTCAATGATTTAAAAGGTACATACCTAACATTTGATTCGAGAGGTGAAAAGATGAAAGTTGTAATTGCATCAGATGCTTTCAAAGACTGCTTAAGTAGTGAAGAAGTTAACGAAGCAGTTCGCGAAAGTATCTTAAAAATTAACCCTGAAGTTGAAGTGGTGACCGCTGGAATTTCCGATGGGGGATTAGACGGCTTAGAAGTTTTAAAAAAATGGGGACGTGAAATGGAAGAAATCCCTTTTAAAACTACGG encodes:
- a CDS encoding glycoside hydrolase family 43 protein is translated as MISATDYVNPLIVQRADPYIYKHTDGYYYFIASVPAYNLIEIRRAKTLNGLAHAAPRTIWRKHPDGSGPMSQLIWAPELHYIDGKWFIYFAAAHTKEFDHNGMFQHRMYCLECDNPNPMRDESDWIERGQVKTPLDTFALDATVFKAHDRLYYVWAQKDPAIKGNSNIYIAEMENPWTLKSEPVMLTKPEYDWETKIFWVNEGPAILHRNGKYFLTYSASATDENYAMGMLTIDEDADLLDARNWAKSPTPVFQSNLAIQQYGPGHNSFTVAEDGKTDLLVYHCRNYTDIKGDPLYDPNRHTMVQPFGWTTDGRPDFGKPVPYNYE
- a CDS encoding metalloregulator ArsR/SmtB family transcription factor, whose translation is MQLDISDASLKVYEALASSVRLQIIRLLSDQPMSVQELAEALNLSSPIVTKHLNKLAEAEIIHSKRQGHQKVSSLRVDTIDIKFPRQIYPTFSVHKTGIPIGHYTEFSVKPSCGLAGPDGYIGNVDNPKYFMLPERMNAGMIWFNDGYVEYQTPNFINIDEHLEMLDLSMELGSEFPFSNNTWPSDITFSINGKEIGTWRSPGDFSDVRGKYTPDWVPDNVNQYGILKTLRITDHGTYLDGQPFTEVCLADLPVNKDVWTIRFEIKPDAKKSGGCTIFGEGFGNYDQNIELSAFYS
- a CDS encoding patatin family protein; this encodes MEKAALILEGGALRSFFTSAVLDYFIDQEMEFEYIHGVSAGTMCAMNYISKQKGRSKDVNLHFLHDKRYIGFNNLVRNGGIFNLDFLFSPECYAYSPFDYMAYKDSKQIFEITATNLLTGKADVFRKTDTEGQEEAIKASASMPLLSSIRVVNHQPYLDGGIADSIPFKRAQELGYEKLVIVLTRDITYRKAENSRAMNRLVRMKYRDFPQFVSAFESRPRRYNESLEEIERLEREGKAFVIRPQQPVTVSRVERDNNKLMDLYHQGTAVIESQMADLRAFLKN
- a CDS encoding glycosyltransferase family 8 protein, with protein sequence MNLKKINILLAADRNYADQLCITIKTALETLNSATRAHFIVLTNNLGDQTRALLDKLMHNFHTIEYLNLDDERFDFCPTNQHINKTAYFRIIAPKLLASRQIDRLIYLDVDVLIRKDLTELAESNLNGNTVGAVIDTGQAFALHRLGVDPVVAASNLYFNSGIMVIDVARWNAHRITEKTLAFIRNHADRIIFHDQDALNAVLAGEVQFLHPKWNLQNSIIFRKHRPINQGYAELIDEAIKEPSIVHFTTHEKPWKDLTVHPYLDEYHEELGELEMHRGVINVISAANSAFIQPLATSYISILENDPEHQYNFFLLPDHLTDRDMMLLGSIIARYDNATIKIVEVNEELLANAVESDRIVKTAYYRILAPALLPSINRAIYLDCDIIANTSLHELWQTNLEGNVIAAVEDAGFHDRLEKMGITKENEKYFNSGMMLIDLVRWRAKSTTQKVLDYINQNPEKLRFHDQDALNANLYNDWLHLHPQWNAQSNIVMETIFPPRTELLEPYAETREDPKLIHFCGHVKPWHEDCEHPYAEVYLKYHEMVSNQGVKVRG
- a CDS encoding L-lactate dehydrogenase, producing the protein MTRKIGIIGMGHVGQAVAQQIITNGYTDDLVLIDQNEAKVGADALDFEDAMANLTYHTNIVVNDYAALKDADIIISALGKISLSDNPNVDRFAELPHNRQQVRKVAEKIKETGFDGIIIAITNPVDVITSLYQEVTGLPKEHVIGTGTLLDSARMQRAVAKGLNIDPRSVSGYNLGEHGNSQFTAWSTVRVFDRPIKEIAGDRGLDLHEINEEARIGAGDVMKGKHYTNYGVAAAAVRLANVVLNDAREVLPVSNFREEYGTYLSYPAVIGRNGIVEQLQLQLTDEELYKLRKSAHFIMQKIAEAD